Proteins found in one Micropterus dolomieu isolate WLL.071019.BEF.003 ecotype Adirondacks linkage group LG12, ASM2129224v1, whole genome shotgun sequence genomic segment:
- the LOC123979933 gene encoding Fc receptor-like protein 5 has protein sequence MPQCSSLTVSPSSSQFFTWTSVSLSCEEDDSSAGWTLRRNTTRKMRTQCGAGWGKPAGSSCNISYLFYWDSGVYWCESREGATSNTINITVTDGPVILQSPVLPVMEGHDVTLHCKTKTPPSNLPAGFYKDGSLVRTEPTGHMTIHHVNKSDEGLYKCNIRGRGESPSLVFRLVYYLVVFCPYCISTVLMVSFYRDRAAGNDQTVSMVITLPTQGEEGLDNDYDVINAVITEHRF, from the exons ATGCCACAGTGTT cctctctgactgtgagtcCCAGCAGCTCTCAGTTTTTCACCTGGacatctgtctctctgagctgtgaggaggacgacagctctgctggatggacgctgaggaggaacacaaccaGAAAAATGAGGACTCAGTGTGGAGCTGGCTGGGGAAAACCAGCTGGATCTTCTTGTAACATCAGCTACCTTTTCTATTGGGACAGTggagtttactggtgtgagtccagagagggagcaaccagtaacaccatcaacatcactgtcactg atggaccagtgatcctgcagagtcctgtcctccctgtgatggagggacatgatgtgactctgcactgtaaaacaaagacccctccctccaacctcccagctggtttctataaagatggctccctcgtcaggactgagcctacaggtcacatgaccatccaccatgttaacaagtctgatgaaggcctctacaagtgtaacatcagaggtcgtggagagtctccatcc CTTGTGTTCAGACTGGTCTACTACCTAGTGGTGTTCTGTCCGTACTGCATCTCCACTGTCCTCATGGTGTCTTTTTATCGAGACAGGGCCGCAG gaaatgacCAAACGGTCTCCATGGTGATTACCCTGCCCACGCAGGGTGAGGAGGGATTGGATAATGACTATGACGTCATCAATGCTGTCATCACAGAGCATCGCTTCTGA